Proteins encoded within one genomic window of Oncorhynchus tshawytscha isolate Ot180627B linkage group LG02, Otsh_v2.0, whole genome shotgun sequence:
- the LOC112221638 gene encoding protein ILRUN: protein MEGMDIDLDPEFVQKFNCMGTTDKDVLISEFQRLLGFQVNPAGCAFFLDMSNWNLQAAIGAYYDVESPSINTPSMSFVEDVTIGEGESVPPDTPFTKTWRIQNTGADSWPPGVCLKYIGGDQFGHVNIVMVRCLEPQEISDVSVQMRSPAAPGMYQGQWRMCTPTGLFYGDVIWVILSVEVGGLLGVTQQLSCFETEFNTQPHRNVEGDFNPFASPQKSKHDAGDDNNFKEPGGAWEGRQDAIQQDENGLSHNAVNRASNGLQNNLSVVTYSQGVHGPYPLGQS, encoded by the exons ATGGAGGGCATGGACATAGACCTGGACCCGGAGTTCGTTCAGAAATTCAACTGCATGGGCACCACTGACAAGGACGTCCTCATCTCAGAGTTCCAAAGACTGCTGGGGTTCCAGGTCAACCCGGCAGGATGCGCTTTCTTCCTTGACATGAGCAACTG GAATCTACAGGCAGCCATCGGTGCCTATTATGATGTTGAGAGTCCCAGCATCAACACACCATCCATGTCCTTTGTGGAGGATGTGACGATTGGTGAGGGAGAGTCTGTTCCCCCCGACACACCGTTCACAAAGACCTGGAGGATACAGAACACAG GTGCAGATTCCTGGCCACCTGGGGTATGTCTGAAGTACATTGGAGGGGACCAGTTTGGCCACGTCAACATTGTGATGGTGCGCTGTCTGGAACCCCAGGAGATCTCAGACGTCAGTGTGCAGATGCGTAGCCCTGCAGCGCCCGGCATGTACCAGGGCCAATGGAGGATGTGCACACCCACAGGGCTGTTTTATGGAG ACGTCATCTGGGTGATCCTCAGCGTGGAGGTGGGTGGCCTTTTGGGCGTGACACAGCAGCTTTCCTGCTTTGAGACGGAGTTCAACACCCAGCCGCACCGCAACGTAGAGGGAGACTTTAACCCTTTTGCCTCGCCACAGAAGAGCAAACACGACGCCGGAGACGACAACAACTTCAAAGAGCCTGGAGGAGCCTGGGAGGGCAGGCAGGACGCCATCCAGCAAGATGAAAACGGACTGTCTCACAATGCTGTAAATAGAGCATCGAATGGGCTACAAAACAATCTGTCAGTAGTGACTTACAGTCAG